CAGCTTTGGAAAGTCGTTCAGATAAAGAGCTAACGATGGATCTTGTGCGGGCAAAGCTGATCGACGAAAGTGAGAAGCTGTACGGCGGAAAGGTGCAGGAGGAGCGAGTGCTGAAGGcgaaaagtgaagcaaaaccAGGCGCGTGTTTCTTTTGTGGTCAATCTGGCCATAAGAAACGAGAATGCAAAGAGTTCCTGAATCGGAAGAGCAGCGGGGAAggtgaaaagaagaaaaagattaAGCCGAATAAAGAACAACAAGTGAAAACAGTGCGCGAAAACGACACAAGTTCGTTCACGTTCATGGTTCGTCAGCCTGAAATTCGCGGTAACGATCGGTCGTGGCTAATCGACTCGGGTGCAAGTTCGCACATGTGTAGTGACAAAAGCGCGTTCACGGTAATGGAACAAAGCTTGCGTTCAAATGTTACCGTCGCGGATGGCAGCGAAAATCGCGTTGAAGGCGTTGGCGATTGCCTGATCAAGTGTGCGGTCGAAAACGGTGAAATAATTGAAATCACGCTACGGGGTGTGTTGTATGTCCCTACGCTAGAGGGAAACATGATTTCAATCGGTAAACTCGCGGAAAAAGGTGTGCGTGCGGTTTTTGACAACACCGGGTGCAAGCTCGTTTACGGAAATACGGTCGTCGCGGTCGCGGATAAAGTGAGCGATATGTATTGGTTGCGAATTGCACAGGATCGAGTGATGAAATCAGTGGTAAAGGAGCACACGAAAaactgccaacacacttggcATCGTCGTCTTGGGCACAGGGATCCAGCTGTCATCGGTGAAATGAAGCGGCGCGATTTGGTGTCGGGGCTAAAAGTGGTCGACTGCGGTATCCGCTGGACCTGCGAATGCTGCATCGAATGCAAAATGGCACGCTCGCCATTTCCACCAGTTGCGGAAAAAACCTCGACAGAAGTGCTGGATATAATCCATAGTGATGTGTGCGGCCCAATGGAGGAAATGACCTTAGGGGGATGCCGTTACTATATGACCCTAATAGACGATCATAGTCGGTATACTTTCGTCTATTTTCTCAAAAAGAAATCGGAGGCCGAGGATAAGATTCGCGAGTATGTAAAATTGGTTCAAAACCAATTTGGCCGGAAACCGCGAATCATTCGCTCCGATCAGGGAGGAGAATACTACAATAAGGCGCTTCGGAAGTTCTGTGCGGACGAAGGGATAAAGATGGAGTTTACTGCAGCATATTCACCCCAGCAAAATGGAGTTGCAGAGCGGAAGAACCGATCGCTCACGGAGATGGGTCGGTGTATGCTTCGGGATGCAGGTATGCATAAGCGATTTTGGGCGGAAGCAGTCAATACCGCTTGCTACTTGCAAAATCGATTGCCGTCTGCTGCAGTAGAACGTACGCCATTCGAGATCTGGTTCGGCAGAAAACCAGATTTGACCAACCTGCGActgtttggatgtgttgggtACGTACTGATTCCGTCGGTGAAACGAAAAAAGTTAGACGTCAAGGCGGAGCGTATGACTTTTGTCGGCTATTCCGGCGAGCATAAGGCGTATCGGATGCTAAACACTCAAACGGGAGAAATTCAAATCAGTCGGGATGTCCGTTTTCTTGAGATTGATGACGGATCCAAGGAGCAGACATACGGCGATCCCAAAATAGAGGATAATCCGACTGAAAGCGTTGAAATCGAGTGGTCTCTCGATGAAACGAAACGGGAAGCTAAAACTAACGTGGCCAATGATACAATCTCCGAATCTGAATTTTACGGTTGGGATTGTTCAGACGATGGCTGGCCACAAGGTTTTTGGAACGACAATGATAACAATTTGCTTCGCGGACTGTGGGACGATGACGACGCTGAAGCTGTAGCTACGGTGCCGGAGGTGGTGCTGGATGCGATACCGGAGGCGATGCCAGAGGCAGTGCCGGAGGTGTCGAGTACTCCCGTTCGTCGTTCACAGAGGGCGACAGCTGGCGTTCCACCGGCAAGATATGACGAAGAAGTATATCTGGTGAAGGAAAGTGTAGCAGAACCAAAAACGTATAAGGAAGCTGTATCCGGTCCTCAGAGTGCCGAATGGAAAACAGCGATGGCAGAAGAAATGCAGTCCCATCAGGAAAATGGAACGTGGGAGCTAGCGGAGCTGCCGCCACACCGGAAGGCTATCGGGTCGAAATGGATCTTCAAGTGTAAGGCGGATGAAGACGGTCATTTCGTTCGGTATAAAGCACGGCTGGTGGCGCAGGGTTTCTGCCAGAAATTCGGGACGGATTACGACCTGGTGTTTGCCCCCGTCGTAAAGCAGATTACTTTCCGGACGATGCTGGTTCTGGCGAGTAAAAGGAAGATGTTAACGAAGCACGTTGACATAAAGACGGCGTACCTACATGGTCTTCTCAAGGAGGAGATTTTTATGCGCCAGCCACAGGGATTCGAAAGCGATAACCCGAACGAAGTATGCAGGCTGCATCGCAGCATTTACGGGCTCAAGCAGGCAGCTCGTGTCTGGAATACGAAGATCGACGACGTACTGAAAACTATGGGTTTCATCCAATCAACGGCGGACCCATGTTTGTACATACGCGAAAAAGCGGGTAAGTCCATCTTTATTCTAATTTACGTTGACGATGTGATCGTCATATGTAACACGGAGGAAGAATTTTCTGAGGTGGTCCACGTCTTGACACTGAATTTCACGATCAGCGTCATGGGTAACCTAAGATTTTTTCTCGGCATACGAATTCGGCGTAACGATGGGTGTTACTGTATGGACCAACAAGCTTATTTGGAACGAGTTCTGGAGCGTTTTGGCATGTTGGATGCTAAACCGTCCAAATACCCGATGGATCCCGGCTTCCTAAAACGAAAGGAGGAGAATGGCAGGAAGTTGGATTCGCCAAAAGCGTATCAAAGTCTCATAGGAGCTCTGTTGTACGCTGCAGTGACCAGCAGACCCGATATTGCTATCGCCACAGCCATTCTGGGCAGGAGAGTGCAAGATCCATCAGAAGCAGATTGGAACGAGGCCAAACGGATACTACGTTACCTCAAGGGTACACTGGATAGTGTATTGTACCTTGGAAGCGGCGGAGAAAAGCTGGAGTGTTTTGTGGACGCCGATTGGGCAGGCGACGAGAGCGACCGCAAATCCAATTCGGGGTTCGTGTTTAAGTTCGGCGGCGGGCTCATCGGATGGGGCTGTCATAAGCAGAAGTGTGTGGCACTATCTAGCACCGAGGCCGAATATGTTTCCCTTGCCGAGTGTCTACAGGAAGTAAAGTGGATCCTGAAACTGATGGCGGATGTTGGCGAGCAACTGGATGGTCCAGTTCTGGTCAACGAAGACAATCAAAGTTGCATTGCGCTGACTAAAGGAGACCGAGCCGAACGCAAAGCAAAGCACATCGATACGAAATTTAATTTCGTGAAGGATATGGTTCGGGACGGCATCGTGAAACTGCAGTACTGCCCAACTGAACACATGCAAGCTGATTTGCTTACCAAACCGTTGCAAGCAGTGAAACTTCGACAACTTAGGGAAGCGATCGGAATAAAACCATTCAGTGTTGAGGAGGAGTGTTGAACTTCTCAGCTTGACACGACAAGTGCCTATCAGGCAACACCGAATGGTTGCCAATCGggcaacacacacattgaACTCTGAATAAAGACCATTCCTGCATTAAGCGTACAAGCGAACAgacgtattttttcttttggtaaATCAGTCCACTCGGTAGTCCACTTTGCGTGTCCCTTACAATTCAACATACCTCTATATGGCCGATATGCGTTTTCCCCTATTGCTCTATCCAATACTGTCCTTTAcccgctcgctcgctcccTATGCGCATGGATTCTCCTTGCCACTGAAATGGGCACAGTTCACCCGAGCATTGTGCGACTTGGGCACGGCCATGCGAAAGATGCGCCCCTGAGGATGGCACACGCACAGCTTGTACTGGCCGGCCGATCCTGTCCGCACGCCGTGCTCGCTCTTAACCACCGGCAAGTTGTTCACATTTACCCACACCCCATTACCACCCACCAGCATCGTGCTACCGTTGTCCGACTTCAGGAAGATGTTCTGGTCCGCCGACCACAGCAGCTCCTTCGCCTCCATTCGAATCCCTTCCGTGCCCTTGAGCGTCAGCTTGTTGCGCGTCTGCAGCTTCAGCGTATCGTTTATGGGCGCCGCAATGCGGCCACTGTTCACCAGATGGGCCTGCAGGATCATCGCTCCCTGGGGCATGTTGTAGTGGGGGCGCAACGTCCCAAACACCTGCCTGCCCGTAACCGGATCCTTCACATCGAAATGGTTGATGCCCTTCAGGAAGGTGCCTGTGCGCGTGAGCTGAATTTTGTTGTGCGTATTGCCATTCCGATTGACGAGATTGACCGAGATGTCCCCATCGTCGCCGGCCAGCTCCAGCGGCTCATCGTAGAAGCTCTCCAACAGCCCATCCTGTTTGTACACCCGGTCGAAATCGATGTTGCCGTAAAACTTGATCGAATCGGCGTCCTGTATCAGCTCGATGTTTTCCATCCCGCGGTAGATTCGCAGTATCGCCGTGATGGACAGCGTTAGGCAGAGGTTGCCCAGCGCCAAGcagaacagcagcaccagcacgacCCAGAACGCGAACGAGCTTTTCTCATTGTACGTGTGACACTTGGACAGGTCGTACTTTTGCTCCATTTGTCGCATTTTCTGGAAATGGGGGAAATGGGGGAAATCGGTTACATTATTTGAATATCACGTGGCCGTAATAGGGGAAGAAATCCATAAGCAGCTGCACATACTCCCATTGAAGATTTGAGGACGGTGCGGGCGATATTGATGTCCTCTTTGGGCCAGGGAAGAAAATTCACTgtggaaaagtgaaaaattttgacagcaagacatacgcacacatacaAGTGTCGCAGTGTTTTCCTTTCTGTACACCTGCGAGCACAACAAGTGAGAAAATTCTGCACGGAGGAAAACTCACGCTCAGCTCACTCATGAGATGCTATAAAAACGGTCGCTCATATTATggcaaattaatttaaattttaaattgaattgaataaaatgaattattattgGTAGAgaaacattattattattttgtgcaattttatcttttgcttgtttttggaaactagaaaaaaactacttgagtaaaagaaattaaaaagaaacgcTCTGTCGTCCACGGAATATCCCACTGTGCAGAGCAAACTGTCATTTCCCTCCCCAGCGTTGCGAACGAGCTGTCACTGCCGGTGAGAAAGCTGTTTTGCCAGATTTGTTGCCTCCACACTGAAAccattttatgaaaaacatCTTGTCTGTACGCTGCATTTTGAACTGAATCTTTCGTGATGGCTTCGGAACGGTATAGCTTTTCGCTGACCACCTTTAGGTAAGTGGGAAAGAGACGAACGTTTCcggtgagttttttttctgctcctaACGAAGCTAACCCTACCGTACACTCCTGCTCCCCGTAGCCCGTCGGGTAAGCTGGTCCAGATCGAGTATGCCCTCGCGGCGGTAGCGGCCGGAGCACCGTCGGTCGGCATCAAGGCGGTAAACGGTGTCGTGATCGCGACGGAAAACAAGCAGAAATCGATCCTGTACGATGAGCACAGCGTGCACAAGGTCGAGATGGTGACGAACCATATCGGGATGATCTACTCCGGCATGGGGCCCGACTATCGGCTGCTGGTGAAGCAGGCCCGCAAGCTGGCCCAAAACTACTACCTCACGTACCGCGAACCGATACCGACGTCGCAGCTGGTGCAGAAGGTGGCCACCGTCATGCAGGAGTACACGCAGTCGGGGTGAGTGTtggcttgtttgtttgaagtGCGATTTCCCCCCTTACCAGATAATTCACGATATCATTCCCTCCCCATTCCCGTCCTTTAACAGCGGTGTCCGACCGTTTGGAGTTTCGCTGCTGATCTGCGGCTGGGACGATGGCCGCCCGTACCTGTTCCAGTGCGATCCGTCCGGCGCTTACTTCGCGTGGAAGGCGACGGCGATGGGCAAGAACGCCAACAATGGCAAAACGTTCCTCGAGAAGCGGTACAGCGAGGATCTCGAGCTGGATGATGCCGTTCACACCGCGATTCTGACGCTCAAGGAAGGCTTCGAGGGACAGATGAACGCGGACAACATCGAGGTGGGCATCTGCGATGCGAACGGTTTCCGCCGACTGGACCCATCCGACGTTCAGGATTATCTGGCCAATATTCCGTAAGCTAGCTAGCTAGGGCAAGGGGGGAGAAGCaaatcgagagagagagagagagaggagggaGCTTTTTCGTCGTAAGAGTGCGTCCTAGCGAGGGACATTTTTTGCGTTAAAGTAGAGTTACTCTGGATGGGTGGATGATTTGGAATAAACATTTCTTCAAGCGGATCGATGAAGTTTTaatggtttttttatttggtttcgCGTACTCATCAACATTTGCCCAATGAAAACACACTTCTTTTTAGAGCCATAATAAGGTTGGTTTATTGAATTAAACGTCTCCACGTTAAAACTACATCATATAGCGAATGCAAATAGTGCAAATTCTTATCCATTAAGCATGAAATTACGACGGGCGCGAGTGGCGCATCCATCAGTCGTCCTTCTTCTCGGCATCGTCGTGTTTGGCGGCTGCCGCAGCGCCGCCCTTCTTGCGTTTCTTCGATGCCGGAGTAGTTGCAGCGGGCGTtgcagcggcagcggccgccGGGGCCTTTTCCGGCTCAATCTCGCCCGGTTCCGGTTGCGACACGGACGGAACCCCGGTCGGCGGCGTCACTGTAGCCGTTGCTGTGACCATAGTAGGCGGTGGACCCCCCGGTCCGGGTGGCATACCGCCGGGAGGAACCGATCCACCTGCCGTCGGGGGCGGTGGACCGTAACCGTGGTGTGCGTCCGGGTGCGGATGTACCTCACCGTAGTGTCCCATCGGCCCTGGTGGTCCGCCCGGTGGGCGGACGTAGCTGCccgggggtggtggtggcggtgcatACTGTTGATGGTACGGATAGTGTCCGTACTGGCCGTACGGTTGCGGGTGCCCCCCGTACGAGGAAAGGTAGTACGGTGCGCGTGGCGAACCGGCATGCGGATAGCCCGGGAACGAGGGTCCGTGGCCGGGCATACCAGGGTGGGGCTGCATGTGTGGAGGCATATGATGCGGGGGAGGATGCGGTGGTGGCTGGTGGTGCGGTACGGTCACGTTCGGCGGTGGAACTTGCGCCTCGGGTGTGTGGGAGGGCGGTGGCGGCGTGGGCACAACCGACGCTTGATGCGGTGGCGGTATGGCAGGCGCAGAGGGTACCGGTGCGGCATGGGGAGGATACCCGCCGTGGACTACGGTATGGTGCGTGCCGGGTTGTGGTGGCTGAGCGGGACCGGTGTGGTGTACGGTCGAGGTCGGGGGAACTTCCGCTTTCGGTTCCGACGATGGGGGCGTGGGAACGATGGGTGCAGGCGGCGGAATTGCTGCCTGAGCGGAAGCTGGAACTGGACCGGCTGGCGGAACCGAGGCTGGAACTTGCTGGTCCGGAACGACCGGGGGCTGATTCGAGACAGCCGGTGCAACC
This is a stretch of genomic DNA from Anopheles merus strain MAF chromosome 2R, AmerM5.1, whole genome shotgun sequence. It encodes these proteins:
- the LOC121588990 gene encoding proteasome subunit alpha type-2, producing the protein MASERYSFSLTTFSPSGKLVQIEYALAAVAAGAPSVGIKAVNGVVIATENKQKSILYDEHSVHKVEMVTNHIGMIYSGMGPDYRLLVKQARKLAQNYYLTYREPIPTSQLVQKVATVMQEYTQSGGVRPFGVSLLICGWDDGRPYLFQCDPSGAYFAWKATAMGKNANNGKTFLEKRYSEDLELDDAVHTAILTLKEGFEGQMNADNIEVGICDANGFRRLDPSDVQDYLANIP
- the LOC121590737 gene encoding uncharacterized protein LOC121590737; the protein is MGKMRQMEQKYDLSKCHTYNEKSSFAFWVVLVLLFCLALGNLCLTLSITAILRIYRGMENIELIQDADSIKFYGNIDFDRVYKQDGLLESFYDEPLELAGDDGDISVNLVNRNGNTHNKIQLTRTGTFLKGINHFDVKDPVTGRQVFGTLRPHYNMPQGAMILQAHLVNSGRIAAPINDTLKLQTRNKLTLKGTEGIRMEAKELLWSADQNIFLKSDNGSTMLVGGNGVWVNVNNLPVVKSEHGVRTGSAGQYKLCVCHPQGRIFRMAVPKSHNARVNCAHFSGKENPCA